Genomic DNA from Nonomuraea rubra:
CGCGGAGCTGATCGCGGAGGCGGAGGAGCGGACCGGCGGCTGAACGGGCGCCCCGCGCCCGGCCCGGCGGAGGTGATCGGCCGCCGTGGCTGCTGGCGGAGATGGTCGGGCGCTGAGGCACCATGGAGCTGTGACACCAAGCACCACGAAGGTGGCGGAGCTGGTCGAGCTGGTCGCCCTCGGGCGGGTGGCCGTGCTCAGCGGGGCCGGGCTGTCGACCGAGTCCGGCATTCCCGACTACCGGGGGCCGACCGGCCAGGCCAGGCGGGCCGAGCCGATGACGTACCAGCGGTTCGTCGGCAGCGCCGGGGCGCGGCGGCGTTACTGGGCGCGCAGCCACGTCGGCTGGCGGCAGATCGGCGAGGCCAGGCCCAACGCCGGGCACCGCGCCGTGGCCGAGCTGGAGCGGCGCGGGCTGCTGGCCGGCATCGTCACCCAGAACGTGGACGGCCTGCACCAGGCCGCCGGCGCCCGAGGGGTGATCGAGCTGCACGGCGGGCTCGACCGCGTCGTCTGCCTGTCGTGCAGGGAGCGCACCCCGCGCGCGGAGCTGGAGCGGCGCCTGCGCGAGGCCAACCCGGGCTGGGAGGCCAGCGGGCAGATCAACCCCGACGGCGACGCCGTGCTCACCGACGAGCAGGTGGCCGGGTTCCGCGTGGTCGGCTGCGCGGGCTGTGACGGCGTGCTCAAACCGGACGTGGTGTTCTTCGGCGAGAACGTGCCCAGGCCGCGCGTGGACGAGTGCTTCGCCGTCGTGGGCGGGGCGCGGGCGCTGCTCGTGCTCGGGTCGTCGCTGGCGATCAAGTCGGGGCTGCAGTTCGTGACGAAGGCCGCCGCCCTGGGCATCCCCATCGCCATCGTCAACCAGGGGCCGACCGGCGGCGACGCCGACGCCACGCTCACCCTGGACGCCCCGCTCGGTCCCACGCTGACCGACCTCGCCTCCCAGCTCTGACCGGCCTGCTGAACACGATCTCCCGGGCGGCGGCCCAGGGGGTCTGGGGGTGGCGGTCCAAGGGGGCGGTCCAGGGGTGGCGGGCGCATCGGTGCGGGCGCGGCAGAATGGGGCGCATGCCTCCTCGTACGTGCCCGTGCGGCCTGCCCGCTCCCTACCGGGACTGCTGCGGCCGCTTCCACCGGGGCGAGGCCGCCCCGGCCACCGCCGAGCAGCTCATGCGCTCCCGGTTCAGCGCGTTCGGCGTGGGGGACGAGGCGTACCTGCTGCGCACCTGGCATCCCTCGGCCCGCCCGCCCCGGCTCGACCTGGACAGGCGGGTCCGATGGGTACGGCTGGAGGTGCTGGAGAGCACCGGCGGCAGCGTCGTGCACACCGAGGGCACCGTCCGCTTCCGCGCCCACTACCTGGAGCGCGGGAAGCCGGGCGAGATGGAGGAGCACAGCAGGTTCGTACGCCTCGACGGCCGCTGGGTCTACGCGGGAGCGCTGAACGGATAGCCGCCCTGTCACTCGATGCAGTGCGTCAGCGTCCGCACCGTCTTGGTGATCCGGTAGTCGTGGTCGATGGTGACGATGGCGTTGCCGGGGCCCCAGTCGATGTTCTCGCAGGTGTCCTCCGAGCTGACGGCGCCGAAGTCCCACGCCTCATGGACGATCTTGTTGCCTGAGACCTTCCACTTCGGCCCCGAGTGCCACTTCAGGAAGAGGCTGTAGTTGCCGCCGGCCACGAGGTTGTCGGTGACGGTCACCGCGCTGAGGTTCTTGTCCACCAGGTTGACGGGGTCGGAGTGCTCCGGAGCCTGGCGCTGGTCGATCGTGTTGTGGTCGAACACCAGGCCGCTGCAGACGATCTTGCCGGGGCAGTACGCCTGGATGCCGTCGGAGTGGCTGGTCGGGGGCCCGCACAGCTTCACGTAGGAGTCGCGGATGACGACGTTCCTGCCCGACATGCGGAAGCCGTCGTCGAACCCGCGCACGCTGATGCGCTCGGCCTTGAAGTTCTTCTCGCCGACGCCCTGGTTGATGATGCAGCCGCTGGGCGGGCCGACCGTGGAGTCGGTGATGGTGAACGAGCCGCCCGTCTCCCAGTTGGTGATCAGGCCGTCGATGCGGCTGTTCCTGATCACCACGTCGTTCGCGGTGATGACGAGGTCGCCGGTGATGTGCTGCCCGTCGATGACCTGGCCGTTCTTGGCGGCGGTGACGTTGCCCTTGACGGTGGTGAGCCTGGTGCCGGGCGGCACGCCGGTGCAGGACGGGCGGGGGTGGCCGGGCAGGTCGCAGCCGCTTGGCGTCCCCGACGGCGTCGGGGTGACAGTCGGGGTGACGGTGGGGGTGACGGTTGGAGAAGCGGTGACGGTCGGAGAAGCGGTGGGGGTCGGAGAAGCGGTGGGGGTCGGAGAAGCGGTGGGGGTCGGTGAAGGGGACGGGGAGGTCGTCGCCGGTTGGAAGGTCACGTCCACCAGATAGTTGTGCCCGGCGCTCGTTCTGCGCGGAAATGCGCTGGAATCGTAGAGGTACACGCCATTGCGCGACTGCGCGCGCAGGGAATCGGTGCGCGGTGAATTGCGCGTGAAGTAACGCGGAACGACCGCGTAGCGGCCGTTGGCGCTGAAATACGACACCGTGTACGTCCTGCCCGGCGTGAGCGCCACCCCCTTGGCCAGGCGCACCTCCTGCCAGCCCTGACCGCTCTCCGCCACGGACGTCGCCCTGGCCAGGCGGTTGCCCCGGTCGTCCCAGAGGCTGGCGGTGTGGCCGTCCGAGCTCCTGGGGTACTTGTAGAAGCGCAGCGCCGTCACGGAGCCCGCGCGGGAGGTGGTGAAGCGCAGGCCCAGTTCCACGGGGCGCCGCGCGTTCGACAGCCGGGGCGACAGCGAGCCGGAGGCGGACCAGAAGCTCTCCTGCGTCGTGCCCGGCAGCGCCGCGGCCGGGTTGACGAGCGCGAGCCCTCCGGCCAGGACGCCTGCCACCAGCGCGGCCAGGCCGGTCCGCCGGCGGCGGAGCCGTGAGCGCCGTGGTGCCTTCTGATCGACGTGATGTGACCCGTTCACGAGCGAGCCTCCATGGCAGGGAACGCGCACCGAATTACCCCGGTCGAGAATCGCGCCCATCGTGCCATGCCCCGTCGGACACCCGCCGTAGTTATCGCCATTTAACCGAGAAATAGGCCGTAATCGGACGGTGCTAAAACCCGGATTGGATTTCGGCCGCGGCTAGGGCTTGCGGGCGACGGCTCCGACGAACGTGTGGTACGTGATGCCGGGCTCGGCCTGGTCGTCGGAGCCGGGGCGCCATTCGGGCAGCGGGACCAGGCCGGGCTCCAGCAGGTCCAGGCCGTCGAAGTAGGCCAGGATCTCCTCACGCGTACGCCACCGGCCGGTGCCCAGCGTCTCGTTGAAGATCTTCTCGGCCGCGAACGCCTGCTTGGACACCTCCGGGTACGCCAGGCCCGGATTGTGGAAGTGGGAGACGGCCAGGTAGCTGCCGGGCGCGAGGCGGTCCACCATGCGGGCGGCGATCCCGGCCGGGCCCTCCTCGTCGGTGAGGTGGTGCAGGATGGCGAACATCAGCAGCCCCACCGGCCGGTCGAAGTCGATGAGGCGCCGCACCTCCGGGTCGGCGATGATCCCATCGGGGTCGCGGAGGTCGGCCTCCACGACCGTGCTGCCGTCGTCCACGGCGAGCAGGGCGCGGCCGTGGACCAGGACGATGGGGTCGTTGTCGACGTAGACGACCCGGGTGCCCGGGGCGGCCGCCCGGGCGATCTCGTGCACGTTGCCCTGCGTGGGCAGGCCCGAGCCGATGTCCAGGAACTGGCGGATGCCCGCCTCCGCGGCCAGGAACCGCACCACCCGCCCCAGGAACTCGCGGTTGGCGCGCGCGGCCTCGGGGGCGTCCGGGGCGACCTCCAGGGCGAGCTGCGCCATCCGCCGGTCGGCCTCGTAGTTGTCCTTGCCGCCGAGCATGAAATCGTAGACGCGGGAGACGTTGGGCCTGGTGGTGTCGATTCCCTGGGGTGCCCGCTCCCCCCTGTCCTCGGCCACTGTGGGCTCCTTCGGGTACGTCGGCTCAGGCGATCGTACTGCCCGAATGGTGAAATGTCGGGAAAGTTGGGCAATTGCCCGACGGGCTGCGAGAGCCGTCAGGCGGACTCGCGGATCACCAGCTCCGTGGGCAGTATCACCGGGTCCACGTGCCCGGCCCCGTCGATGAGGGCCAGCAGCAGCCGCAGCGTCTCCTGCGCCATCTCGGCCAGCGGCTGGCGGATGGTCGTCAGCGGCGGATGGGTCGAGACGGCCACCGACGAGTCGTCGAACCCGCCCACCGCCACGTCGTCCGGCACCCGCCGCCCCGCCGCGCGCAGCGCCGCCAGGGCGCCGGCCGCCATGAGGTCGGAGGCGACGAACACGGCGTCGAGGTCGGGCGTGCGCTCCAGCAGCTCCGTCATGGCCCGCTCGCCGCTGGCCTGCGTCCAGTCGCCGTGCGCGATGAGCCGCTGGGTGGCCTTGCGGCCGAGTACGTCGGCGAAGCCCTCCAGGCGCTGGATGCCGCCAGGCGTGTCCATGGGCCCGGTGATCATCGCGATGCGCTTGCGGCCGAGGCCGACGAAGTACTCGGTCATCTGCCGGGCCCCGAGCCGGTCGTCGGCGGCGGCGTACGGGATGACGGTCTCGCGCCCGATGACGGCGCCGCAGGAGACGGCGGGCGGGCCGCCGCCCAGCGCGTCGAGCAGCGGGTCGCCCGCGTGCGTCGAGACCAGCAGCACCCCGTCGGCGTGGCCGCCGCGGACGTAGCGCACCACCCGCTCCCTGTCGCCCTCGTCGCCCGCCAGCATCATCACCAGCGACAGGTCCCGCTCGGCCAGCATCCTGATGGCCACCCGGATGAGCGTGCTGTAGTTGGGATCCTCGAACAACTTCTCGTGCGGCTCCGACAGGACCATGACG
This window encodes:
- a CDS encoding NAD-dependent protein deacetylase, whose product is MTPSTTKVAELVELVALGRVAVLSGAGLSTESGIPDYRGPTGQARRAEPMTYQRFVGSAGARRRYWARSHVGWRQIGEARPNAGHRAVAELERRGLLAGIVTQNVDGLHQAAGARGVIELHGGLDRVVCLSCRERTPRAELERRLREANPGWEASGQINPDGDAVLTDEQVAGFRVVGCAGCDGVLKPDVVFFGENVPRPRVDECFAVVGGARALLVLGSSLAIKSGLQFVTKAAALGIPIAIVNQGPTGGDADATLTLDAPLGPTLTDLASQL
- a CDS encoding YchJ family protein — protein: MPPRTCPCGLPAPYRDCCGRFHRGEAAPATAEQLMRSRFSAFGVGDEAYLLRTWHPSARPPRLDLDRRVRWVRLEVLESTGGSVVHTEGTVRFRAHYLERGKPGEMEEHSRFVRLDGRWVYAGALNG
- a CDS encoding DUF4082 domain-containing protein, whose amino-acid sequence is MNGSHHVDQKAPRRSRLRRRRTGLAALVAGVLAGGLALVNPAAALPGTTQESFWSASGSLSPRLSNARRPVELGLRFTTSRAGSVTALRFYKYPRSSDGHTASLWDDRGNRLARATSVAESGQGWQEVRLAKGVALTPGRTYTVSYFSANGRYAVVPRYFTRNSPRTDSLRAQSRNGVYLYDSSAFPRRTSAGHNYLVDVTFQPATTSPSPSPTPTASPTPTASPTPTASPTVTASPTVTPTVTPTVTPTPSGTPSGCDLPGHPRPSCTGVPPGTRLTTVKGNVTAAKNGQVIDGQHITGDLVITANDVVIRNSRIDGLITNWETGGSFTITDSTVGPPSGCIINQGVGEKNFKAERISVRGFDDGFRMSGRNVVIRDSYVKLCGPPTSHSDGIQAYCPGKIVCSGLVFDHNTIDQRQAPEHSDPVNLVDKNLSAVTVTDNLVAGGNYSLFLKWHSGPKWKVSGNKIVHEAWDFGAVSSEDTCENIDWGPGNAIVTIDHDYRITKTVRTLTHCIE
- a CDS encoding SAM-dependent methyltransferase translates to MAEDRGERAPQGIDTTRPNVSRVYDFMLGGKDNYEADRRMAQLALEVAPDAPEAARANREFLGRVVRFLAAEAGIRQFLDIGSGLPTQGNVHEIARAAAPGTRVVYVDNDPIVLVHGRALLAVDDGSTVVEADLRDPDGIIADPEVRRLIDFDRPVGLLMFAILHHLTDEEGPAGIAARMVDRLAPGSYLAVSHFHNPGLAYPEVSKQAFAAEKIFNETLGTGRWRTREEILAYFDGLDLLEPGLVPLPEWRPGSDDQAEPGITYHTFVGAVARKP
- a CDS encoding LacI family DNA-binding transcriptional regulator, whose translation is MKRPTIHDVAAAAGVSRGTVSRLLNGDKYVSPAARVAIERAISETGYVVNRAARSLVTQRTGSVVMVLSEPHEKLFEDPNYSTLIRVAIRMLAERDLSLVMMLAGDEGDRERVVRYVRGGHADGVLLVSTHAGDPLLDALGGGPPAVSCGAVIGRETVIPYAAADDRLGARQMTEYFVGLGRKRIAMITGPMDTPGGIQRLEGFADVLGRKATQRLIAHGDWTQASGERAMTELLERTPDLDAVFVASDLMAAGALAALRAAGRRVPDDVAVGGFDDSSVAVSTHPPLTTIRQPLAEMAQETLRLLLALIDGAGHVDPVILPTELVIRESA